DNA from Archaeoglobus veneficus SNP6:
CTCGTTAGCTTCTTAAACGACCTGAGCAGTGAAATCATACTTCCAGTCCTCCCATTCTTCCTCCTCAGCCTCAACGCGTCCCCTCTCGGGATAGGAATCGTTGCGGGTATTATGGACGGCATGTCCAATATAATGAAGGCCGTATCTGGCTACTTTTCCGATATAAGGGGGAGGAGAAAGCCACTCGTTTTTGTAGGATACGGTCTTTCTCAGATTTCAAAGCTTGGCCTCGCATTCTCCCCATCCGTAGCTCACGCATCTCTGCTTACAGCATTCGACAGGCTCGGGAAAGGAATCAGAACGTCGCCTCGTGATGCCCTTATTGCGGAGTCATACGCGAAAAGAGGAAAGGCCTTTGGATTCCATAGAGCAATGGACACTTTCGGTGCCGTTATCGGCTCTGCTATAGCTGCTCTGCTGTACTTCCGCTTTTCAGACTACAGGAGCGTAATACTCATCGCCGCGCTGATAGGCTTCGCAGCACTTGTGCCGCTTGGGCTTGTAAAGGAGACTGGAAAAGCCGTAAAAAAAGTAAAACTCGGCCTGAGAATGAGGAGGTTCGTTTTGCTCTCCACAATCTTCGGGGCGGCGAGTATAAGTTACATGTTCTTCCTCATCGCGGCATCAAGCGAGGGCGTTATGACTGCCCTGCTCCTATACCTGCTGTACAACGTAGTTTACGCGTCTGTTTCATATCCCGCAGGAACCATCTCCGACATGGTCGGTAAGAACAGGATCGCTTCTTTCGGCTACCTCTTCCTCTCCTTCGCCTGCCTCTCCATGCTTACTGGCTCTGCAATTGTTGCATTCATACTCTTTGGCCTCTTCATGGCCTTCAGTGATGCAGTTCAGCGCAGCATAGCTGCAGAACTTTCCAAATCCATGGGATTCGGACTTGGAGCGTTTCACTTTGTTTTTGGCACTTCTGCCCTGTTCGCAAACATATTTTATGGATTTCTGCTCGGTTACGGCTTCGAATACGTATTCGGGCTTGCAGCACTGCTGGCGATGCTCTCTTCCATCACCTACTGGAAGGCTGTAAAAATGCCATCCGTGTGAACTTATGACAACCTTTTTATGTATAGGCTTTGAGGGGCTGCCATGAGGTTCAAGGTTGCCGTGCTCGGAGCAACAGGCATGGTCGGTCAGAAGTTCATCCAGCTTCTGGAGAATCATCCGTGGTTCGAGATTTCCGCTCTTGCTGCATCGGAAAAGAGGGTTGGCAAGCCGTACGGCGAGGAAGTCAACTGGCTCGTTTCCGCAAATGTGCCCGAATGTGTTAGGGACATGGAAATGGTACCCATGGATCCAAAGCATGTTGATGCGGACATCGTCTTCTCCGCCCTGCCATCTAACGTGGCAAGGGAAGTTGAGGCTGCGTTTGCAAAGGAGGGTTTCGTCGTTGCGAGTAACGCCTCAGCGTTCAGAATGGAGGAGGATGTGCCCCTCGTCATTCCGGAAGTCAACCCCGACCATTTGCAGCTTGTTGAAACTCAGAAGAAGAAGAGAGGATGGGACGGATTCATAGTCACAAACCCCAACTGCACGACGATTATGCTTGTGATTAGCCTGAAGCCGCTTATGGACCTCGGTTTGAAGACAGTAAGAGTTGCGTCCATGCAGGCTCTGAGCGGGGCAGGCTATCCGGGAGTTCCATCCATGGCAATAACGGATAACGTGATCCCATTCATAAAGGGTGAGGAAGAGAAGGTCGAGACCGAGCCGCTTAAGCTCCTCGGAAAGTTTGATGGCAAGAAGGTAAATCCAGCCCCAATAAAGGTTTCAGCTTCCTGCCACCGCGTCCCTGTGATAGACGGCCACACCGAGGCTGTCTGGGTTGAGTTTGACAGGGACGTGAGCGTTGAGGAGGCAATTGCAGCCTTCGAGTCCCTCAAGCCCCTTGACCTGCCAACGTCGCCTGAGAAAGTCATCATCGTGAGAAGCGAGCCGGACAGGCCCCAGCCGAGGCTGGACAGAGACGAAGGTAACGGTATGAGCGTCGTCGTTGGAAGGGTAAGAAAGGACAGCAACGGCCTCAAGTACATTGTAATGGGCCACAACACAGTTAGAGGAGCTGCTGGAGCGAGCATACTCAACGCAGAGCTTATGGCAAAGAACGGGATGATTTAGCGCTGGATAATTTAGCGCTAAACTATTTTTACTACTTCAGCCACTTTTATTTTTAAGCTTGGAGTGTTAATTTTTGAAAAGCCAAGACAGAGGAGTTATGGACGTCGATAGCTACATCAGCAGACTCAGAAAGCTCGTAGAGCTCGAAAGAAGAGCTGAAATCGAATCGATGAAGGAAGAGATGAGAAAGCTCTCGGGCTATGAAAGAGAAAGGCGAGGCAGGGCTATCCTGAGGCTCAACGGCAAGGTTATTGGCAGGGAATTCGGCTACAAACTCGTCAAGTACGGCAGAAAAGAGAGAATAGAGACGGAAATAAGCGTTGGAGACCTTGTGGTAATAAGCAAAGGCGACCCGCTGAAGAGCGACCTCATTGCAACTGTTGTGGAGAAGGGGACTCGCTACATAGTCGTCTCAATCGACTCAATTCCAGAATGGGCGCTCAAAAACGTCAGAATAGACCTCTACGCCAACGACATCACGCTCAAAAGAATGATAGAGAATCTGGAAAAGCTAAGTGAGAGCGGAAAGAGAACTTTGAGGTTTCTGCTCGGCATAGAAAGGCCAAGAAAGCCAAAGGCTGTAAACTTCGAACCGTTTGACAATAAACTTAACGAAAGCCAGAGAGAAGCTGTAAGCCTTGCTCTCGGAAGTCGAGACTTCTTTCTCATACATGGCCCATTT
Protein-coding regions in this window:
- a CDS encoding MFS transporter; translation: MDSSDTNENSGWRNVKLLSLVSFLNDLSSEIILPVLPFFLLSLNASPLGIGIVAGIMDGMSNIMKAVSGYFSDIRGRRKPLVFVGYGLSQISKLGLAFSPSVAHASLLTAFDRLGKGIRTSPRDALIAESYAKRGKAFGFHRAMDTFGAVIGSAIAALLYFRFSDYRSVILIAALIGFAALVPLGLVKETGKAVKKVKLGLRMRRFVLLSTIFGAASISYMFFLIAASSEGVMTALLLYLLYNVVYASVSYPAGTISDMVGKNRIASFGYLFLSFACLSMLTGSAIVAFILFGLFMAFSDAVQRSIAAELSKSMGFGLGAFHFVFGTSALFANIFYGFLLGYGFEYVFGLAALLAMLSSITYWKAVKMPSV
- the asd gene encoding aspartate-semialdehyde dehydrogenase translates to MRFKVAVLGATGMVGQKFIQLLENHPWFEISALAASEKRVGKPYGEEVNWLVSANVPECVRDMEMVPMDPKHVDADIVFSALPSNVAREVEAAFAKEGFVVASNASAFRMEEDVPLVIPEVNPDHLQLVETQKKKRGWDGFIVTNPNCTTIMLVISLKPLMDLGLKTVRVASMQALSGAGYPGVPSMAITDNVIPFIKGEEEKVETEPLKLLGKFDGKKVNPAPIKVSASCHRVPVIDGHTEAVWVEFDRDVSVEEAIAAFESLKPLDLPTSPEKVIIVRSEPDRPQPRLDRDEGNGMSVVVGRVRKDSNGLKYIVMGHNTVRGAAGASILNAELMAKNGMI